The following are from one region of the Nicotiana tomentosiformis chromosome 7, ASM39032v3, whole genome shotgun sequence genome:
- the LOC138895385 gene encoding uncharacterized protein, with product MVRDCPRFRRGVPPQTSQAQRAPPGPQAMIPALATVPPAQPAGGGGWGDRGYPRGGGQARYYALPAHTEVVASDSVITGIVLVCHKEAAVLFDPGSTYSYVSSYFTPYLGISRDSLSYPIYVSTYVGVSLVVNRVYQSCLIALSGFETRANLLLLSIVEFDVFLGMDWLLPHYAILDCHAKIVTLAMLGLP from the coding sequence atggtgagggattgccccagatttaggaggggtgtacctccacagacttctcaggcacaacgtgctccaccgggtcctcaggctatgattccagcactagCTACCgtcccacctgctcagccagctggAGGTGGAGGTTGGGGAGATCGAGgttaccctagagggggaggccaggccagatattatgctcttccggctcatacagaggtagttgcttccgactctgtcattactggtattgttctggtctgtcataaaGAAGCggcggtcttatttgatccaggatctacatattcctatgtgtcctcttattttaccccgtatttgggcatatctcgggattctttgagttaccctatttatgtgtctacttatGTGGGAGTTTCTCTTGTTGTGaaccgcgtgtatcagtcgtgtttgattgctcttagtggttttgagaccagagccaatttattattactcagcatagTAGAATTTGATGTGttcttaggcatggactggttgttgccccattatgctattcttgattgtcacgctaaaattgtgacgctggctatgctaggatTACCGTGA